Within Gambusia affinis linkage group LG01, SWU_Gaff_1.0, whole genome shotgun sequence, the genomic segment tttcaagtgtaccaagtgTTTTGTACTGGAACGTTTACAAAAATGCTTGGTTAGATTTTATGTCTTTGCAGtgttaagaaagaaaacacacttaGGTGACAATCCTAGCAGTGAggatgaataataaaaacattagtgCTCGTCAGAAAACTCACCAGCTCCAGGTTCtgcttgttgccatggtaaGCTGCATAGTGAACAGCACTGTAACCTTTAGAGTTGACCATAGATGGATCAGCACCATTGTCCAGAAGATGCTCCAAGCAACTGTAGCAAAAGGCACCGAAAAGCAAAACTCAGTGAGTTCCTGATTATATATAATTAtctaataattacatttattgaaaGATAAGAAAAACTCACAAGTACGACTCTTTCGTCTCATCCTCAGTATTTTGATGGTTCCCAGAAAATTGGCGATCAGTTCTGACAAATCAATAATAAACAGATCAGTGAATATTTGGTCCTGGACAAACGCAGTCCAGGGGCTGCAAATGGCCCCCAGGCCGCACTTTGAACACCCTTGATGCACcgtattaatgttttttttttatatatatatttgttttgaatttaaaatctaaacacACTTCTCACCTGCTGAAGGCTTGGGAGGCAGCAGAGTAGTGCAGGGGAGTGCAGCCAGTCTGGTCTTGCTCGTTTACCTCGGCGCCAGCATTCACCAGAGCCACGGTGCACTGGTACCTCCCATTAGCAGCCGCATAGTGCAATGGTGTCCTACAGGGCGCATGCCAGGTGAAATTAGACAATCACATCGAATTATACCGTAATTTATGAATTTAACGGATAAAATGTTCAGACACCATCGGGTAGAACTCACCTTCCCATTATGTCTCTCTTGTTCAAGTCAGTACCGCTACTTAAGAGCAAGTTCAGACAttcaacatttctgtaaaaagatatgtttattaaaaataaatgcatgtctttggttaaaaaaaagaaagaaaaaaaagcataaaagttGTGCTATTTACCCTCCAGAGGCAGCAGCGTGTAGACAGGTCCTCCCAAAGTTGTCAGGGGTGTTAATGTCAAACCCAGCCGATAGCACATGCTCTTTACTCATAGATGAAACTATACTATACAGCTGACCTGGAGGGACATTAACAAAATTACTCACATAGACATAAAGAATTAAACAAGTGTGTGAATCGGAGtggatttatttagaaaacaaacctGAGGAGAGTAACTTGCGACAACAGTCTGAAAACCCGTACAGCACAGCTAAGTGCAAGGGGAACATTCCATTGATCCCacgtctgaaaaacaaaacacattagtAAGAAGCTGCACTAGATGCTGAAcaccaaataaatcaataaatgtaaagCTGCACAGTTTTCTAAAAGTACAAGTGGTGAGACTTTCGCCTCTACCTGGCTGTGTCTGCTCCGTTGGTCATCAGAGTGCTGATCAGCAGTTCATGGCCATACTTAGCAGCAACGTGGAGGGGGGTATTGCCATATTTATCCACACAGTCAATTTCCCCACctgataaaaatgcaaagaagaGGGAAAGAGAATTAAATACGCATTCAGAGcagagaacaaaatgaaaaggaaaaaggaagaacTAATTACCGTTTTGGATGAGGATCTGAGAGCGTGTGAAGCGTCCATGAATGGCTGCCATGTGCAGGGGGCTCTTCCCTTCTTTGCTCTGATGAAAGTAAGAAACTAATTATTTTCACGAAAATGTTCACACAAAACtagtataattttaaaatacatccacTGCAGGGCTGCCCAAGTTTTAGATCCATCCCTTCTCTAATAACACTCCTGAATCAAACGAATGGCTTGTCATCAGTGCTCTGCAGTGGCAAATGTAGGATGGTGcataggcctgtcgcgataaacaaatcaattaatcgcatgataaatgaCAGttatcaacctcattttaatttattggctTTAGCgtttttttcctgcctttttCCCTTTCTATTGATGacactggatggaaaaaaaagactcaaatcTGGTGACCTTCACTGACCTTGCCCTTcttcatttccttagtgtaaggGAGGAGTGAAcgattgcatcaggtagtcggataAGCCCTATTATTGAAGAGCAATAcagtatacagacttcataatctgtacTCCTTTGGTtgaatgtagcttttatttccactttggttttatgttgtttagtttttattcaaatgcattttttgttaatggagactgagaatccattttatttttgtttttatttggttgttttgtttaccaGTTCCAGtcttaagtgttcttttgaaaatagtgcgtttatttttagcaggatgtgcttgcattattatgtcattaccattacaacagttcaaaaatatgatcatttattatataattttgagacaattaatcacttGTCaacttttgttattgtgacaggccaaattcggctgcacagtggcgcagttggtagagctgttgccttgcagcaagaaggtcctgggttcaattcctggccgggggtctttctgcatggagtttgcatgttctccctgtgcatggtgggttctctccgggttctccggcttcatgttttccaaaaacatgactgtcaggttaattggtctctctaaattctccctaggtgtgagtgtgtgtgtgaatggttgtttgtcctgtatgtctttgtgttgccctgcgacacactggcgacctgtccagggtgaccccgcctctcgaccagaatgttagctggagaggaaccagcaaccctcctgaccctaTTAGGGACTAaaggtgtatagaaaatggatggatggatggacaggcCAAATTgtgcattataaataaaatactataaaaTAAGAGCTTGTGAATGAGAGCGTCACAAGCTCTCATTACTGCATTACTCCGAGTTTGGTGGAGTTAATCTGCATCACAACACAGCGAACGCTGCTCTTCTCTTACCTGCTGGTTGACATCAGCCCCATTGTTGACCAGCAACTCCAAACACAGGGCACCATTGGTGGAGACGGCAGCCAGGTGCAGAGGGGTGAAGCCACACTTGTTGGGCTGGTTAACATTAGCGCCGTGGTTCACCAGCTCAGTCGCCACAGCTTCCTGTCCCATGTAGCAAGCCACGTGAAGCGCAGTGTTTCCGAAGCCGTTGGGCTCATCAATCTGACAATGAAACACAACCGAAACatcacactttattttaaaaaaaatcctacaagaacatttaaaaagaggTAAACTTACTCGTTGAAACCATAGACATCGGCAGGGCTgcaacttattattttaattagtaaataatcaattattctgacaactATTTGATTAATCTGACAATtagttggatttaaaaaaactccCAGTCTCAagatttttcattcagttttttatgcaataatttaaatacagaacaacaaataattcaatcctgttttaaataataagcaATTTATTGCCttaaatgcaataacagcataCATTTCTTAATCATTAAAAGGTTGCTaactaacatcaacatgtgaaaagctcaattAACCGATCAATAATTTCAAAGCAAAAGTTgattaatatgatttttttaaccaaattaagCTAACACTATGTCACTTACAGAGTATTgatttgaacatatttacagacaaagtaggatttttttcttaaatgaaaagCGTTTATATTCTTTGTACTGTTTTGGTTTCGTTATTGTTCTGAGAATGttgctctttcagcaaattgaTAGATATTtaagtctgtatactccagttagcaattaattgattattaaattagttgacgatgaTCGATTCAacatgattaatcgtttcaaaCCTAGACAGCAGTgatgcaaacataaaaacatgaccTCTCACCTCTGCTCCCATCCTCAGAAGGTACTTTACAATTTCGATGTGACCacttgcagcagcagcatggagAGGAGTATAACCCAGCTTATCCTTGCAGCTCTTGTCAGCACCACGGGATACCAGCATCTTCACAACCTCCAAATGTCCTGCAAAAAGcccaaaaaacatttcaatgtaaGATTTGATCTACAGTTTAGTGTCCAGAGTTagaaatgtttggagaaaaagaTTGGTTAACATATGTAGTGCTGTGTCTTTCATTCTCACATTGAACACACTTACTAACGTTACTGTTCTTCATATGGACAAATCTAACTTCTACAGTTTTAATTCCTGcctaaaaaatttttaaaaacagctggaGGCTAAATATTCTTCTAACatgaacatgtgaaaagctcagcgcTTTCTGCTTCATTTAGAAACACAGGGTAGGGATAATTTGTTGATTATGTTTTGGATTAATCGGTTAATCTAGATAGAAAAAGGTGCTTAGTTGCagattttcctttctgtttttttttctttttatagaatttgaaccaggtgaaccTAAAACTGcaaagaacatatttacagataaaatatttttcaaaatcttaaatacaaaatgtgattaattattgtacatttttggaTTAATTGCTTCTCTGACTATGTTGTTCCTTCagaaatttcttctgttttgagtctgtatatttAACAATTACCTggttactaaattagctgatgattaattaaaaaataattgattagtcgcaattaatcgtttcagccaaACATGAAATAGAAACTTGTTTACCCAAATAAGCAGCACAATGAATAGGTTGCCTCTCCTTCTTATCAATGGCACTCAGGTTGGCTCCTttgttcagcagcagcttcaccaTCTGttcaacaattaaaacaaaacaaaacaacaaaaaaaacaagtagaaaTCAACTTCATGGTCATCTCTACACGTTAAATGGTTAATCCTGGCAGCCTCACCTCTTGGAAACCACTCTGAGCCGCATGGTGCAGGGCAGTCCGACCGGTGCGATCTGCCATGTTCAGGTTGCTCAGCTGGGTCAGCAGAGCCTCTGCGCAGCGCGTGGCACGGTTGGCAGCAGCCACATGCAGCGGCGTCTGCCAGAACTTGTCTCGCGTGTTTGCCTCGGCTCCGCGCCTCAGCAGAAGACCCACTGCTCTCTGGAGAGACGGAAGCCACCACCAAAAGTTAAGAGTTTTGATTGAAGCATTAGGGTGCAAATATGtacagtttgtttaaaaaccaTCAAGTCTTCCATTCTATCACagctacattttaaattatgtctAGCTCTACAGTTGCAAAAACTAATGAGTCCTGTCCCTCCCCCACATATTGCTACACGCTGctgaaaaactacattttcccttttgaaagaaataaatgtataaccattttaacatattttttgttggaCAAATGAACAACCGTAATGTGGAAACTAAAGTAGTGTTCCCCATCAATTTTATTATatgaacaacattttaaaagctgcaacTGCCAAGCAGTCAGAGAATATTAAAACTACacaatttctttataaataaagaaactcaAGCATTGGTCGAAAGCCTGAAGCTGAGAGTCTTGTATCTTGCTTTTATactgtttctgtctgttggTTAGTTATTTCTagtgtaaatgttttcctttgttgttatttttttctgtcctaaTAAAGGCACAGTGAAGAGTTTTGCTTTGTCTGCTTACTTGAAACTTAGCTATTGTGCTAATGCCTGCATGCTTGCACCACCATTAATTCTAGTAATGTTGATCAATATGCACTGTCCTgatgaaatgaattaaattaagcTGACAGTAGACTGGCTACTTGAGCAAATAGCCCAACTAATGAGCGAAGTAATATTAGCTTGTGGTGTTGACaatataaaaagaacaaaaacaagcactTTCTGTgcaacaaacactttaaaaccactgataaatttaaaacatttgtcctACATTTCCTACTTCTgcttataaaattaaaaaatatattgtaggCAATATTATAACTGTACAttaatcaaaatgttctttattttagtgATGAATAttgttccttttctgttttaaataagctATAAGATCATGTTAcacatttttgcttaaaatttcTGTCTAATAGTCCTGgaattaaaacattcaacatACATAACTGTGGTTGGACACAAAAGataattcaaatataaaaataattagctaGAAATGATAGACTCCTTAAAATAGACACCTACTTCATTCCTTGAAGCAGCTGCCCTGTGCAACGGGGTCAACCAAACGTTGTCTTTAGCATTTACACTGGCACCTGAAAGATATACATTTCCATTTTCAGTATAGGTTCACAAAAATTTGCGACCAAAATCCTCTTCTatgtatattttcttgttttagctataaaaacagacacaaaatgtattttgctgaCTGTTCCACTCCCCCTTAGAGATGGGATTTGGTCTTATGGAACATGCATCATGTTGGACTTTTATCTGCAATAAATGTAGTGGAGTCACCTGATTCAATGAGGAGGTCCATAATATGGACATCACCCACACAGGCAGCAGCATGAAGTGGTGTGCGGCGCTCATGGtcctttaaaacacacacacacacacacacacacacacacacaatacgTGAAGCATTAGGACTCCAATGTGCCTTCCATCCAGTATGATCTGCATCAAAACTCAATGTACTTGTCACATACCAGTGCATTGACATCTTCCTTTCTGTGCAATAACAGTTGAACTTCTTCAGTATTCCGACTGAAGATGGCCTGGACCAGAGGaggctgaaaaacacaaacaccccggagttacaaataaaactatgcaataataacaataataatactaatTTGAAAccaaaagagaacaaaacctTAACACTAATCCAGATCGATTACTCAAAATATGCCCATCTCTCGTACCGCTCTTTATGGTCTATTTGAGGCGCTCAAATAgttggtaaaaatataaatattcatgggatagtaaatgcataaaaatattggCATGAAGatatattatgttttcaaatgtttattgcaattatttaaatatgggGCTGATTTTCTCCcgttcttttattatttttttccagcagttAGACCAAGCCCTAGCTGAGGCCTACAGGCCCCAGCCTTCAGTTCTTACGTCAGTTAGCTAAAAGGCTCGAGCTAACTAATGCAGCTACGGAGCTGGCCCTGGCCCAGACTACGGTCGAAGCTACGCTTCCGACCACAAAAACGACACCACACatcaaaaatacatgaaattcTGTCCTCCTAATtattaaagtaacaaaaatatgcaTGCAATAACGATGAGCAACAGTAGTATTTCAAGCGGTTTGGCGAATACGTAGCATGTTGCGCACTAGAGCAAGTTCCTTCCAGCAAATAGACTGCGCCAAAACACAAACACGGAGGGCTTTCCTTTCAGCGTACCTGGTCTGCAATGTTAAGTACTCCCATCTCCCAACTCAGCCAGGACGGAGCTCCTTCATGAGGATTAAACTTCGAGGTAAAGCTGCAGTGCAATTACAATTTCCACCTCTCAGACTACACCCAtaactgaaagcaaaaaaagaaatgcgGTCTTTCTCTCTCGGTCTGCCACTGTTGTTGTCTGTATCCAGCGTCTGGTCTGACGATGGCGCTGGTCCGCCTACAGGCGTGGCGGTCCGCTTTCTGCTTTCGGGGGTGAAATGTCTACACCTAGTGGCGGTGAAGGATATAACATTCATAAGCATGAGTAAAACAATTATCCTGAAGGTCAAACGAGACCTTAGagattttagaaaacataaaagccaTCAGTGAAAGACTCAATTTTAAATGATCGCTTTTAATGCCAATgcttttgttaatttaattgtAGAAGGGCATTACACaaactaaaaactaatttaaaaaatactcagCAAATATgtaatagatagatagatagatagatagatagatagatagatagatagatagatagatagatagatagatagatagatagatagatagatagatagatagatagatagatagatagatagatagatagatagatagatagatagatagatagatagatagatagatagatagatagatagatagatagattgattgattgattgatcattttgcagatgatttaaaaatgcaagtatcatcagtttaatttaacataatttaatttaattcatttcactAGGACAGTGCACATTTGCTTACTATTACTCATGGCAGTGGAGATATGCAGGAATTAGCACAATAGCTAGTTTTCATCCTTTTTAGCCTCTTTCCAATTGCATGtagttaaagtattttaatataacaaaaaatagcaCAAGTTatatgtgaaaatgtgtgcgaaaacaaaaaaagtgatttatgtAACACAAGCAGGTAAAAACccataataattaaataaataagacaagTTTAGCAATTTACCAAAAAAGCAGGGCAAttagatattttattacatgtaaatttaactgcaacagactggcgacctgtccagggtgaaccccgcctctcgctcagaacgtagctggagatagacaccggcaaccctcccgaccccattagggacaaaggatgaacagaaaatggatggatggatggacgtaAATTTAACTAGCATAGAATAGAAATAACttgtaaattacaaaatatgcaggtatatttttgcttaaaaataacagcagagtatttacaaaatgtgaacagtTATCAGGTATGTCAACTCCCAGCAGAGTCTAATTTCTGCTTGGAGGAATGTTCTATGAAAACGCTCCggaaacaaaatatgtattgatagtaaaataagagaaagtttttatttcacttattttatttgtctcaaTAAACTGagacaaattaactttttgtctcAGTTTATTGAGACAAAAAGTGGTCCACAccatatagaaaaaaataaaataaaataaagtataaagtaaaaaaacaaaaacaaatgaacacatCCATCATAAAGCAGACAATTATtccaatgtttctttttaaaaatagagaTATATCTAACAATTTTCAATTGACAGAGCTTTTACTGTTAAGTTGTTTGATAAAtccaagtaaataaaataatgcttttGAGTAGAAATTTTTGAatgctttaaaatgtatattctaAAGGATTTGCATGTTTATATTTAGACTGAATATATTTAGACTGAATAAATTGATTTTGGTTCTGCATAGATTTAAACATTGACCTGACTTGGTATAAATGTCCCTGCGTTTTCACCCCCTGTCCAGTAGGTGGCAGAATATTTTCCATGAACAGTTGGCTTATCCCTACCTACTCGCTGAAGTACGGAACAGTTTGTCCCGTCACCGGCGTTTTATTTAGCAGAAGAAGGTCGTCAGGAGCTGGACGtactttaacaacaaaaacGTGTATATCAAGTCGGAAGCCGATGAAAGGAGCTGATTTTAGTGCAGATTTTGTGTCGCAGACACAGAGTGATGTGTGTGtaagtgaaagtgaaaaaggACAGCAACGCAGCCTCACGTCGCGTTTTATCGGGGCTGTTATGAAACCTCGTTAGCCACCGTTAGCCGCTGACTACCGTCGTTTGTAGCCGCAGTTCTGTTGGGAGCTTTGAAAAGTGGCCGGAGACGCGGGCAGTTGGTTGCTAGTGTAGTTAACCGCTCTGACGTAAGAGATTGCGGGCCGGAACTTTgattctctctgtttctgtttggacCCGAACCTGCCCGGAGTTCGGCTTCTCAACGCCAGG encodes:
- the ankrd52a gene encoding serine/threonine-protein phosphatase 6 regulatory ankyrin repeat subunit C — its product is MGVLNIADQPPLVQAIFSRNTEEVQLLLHRKEDVNALDHERRTPLHAAACVGDVHIMDLLIESGASVNAKDNVWLTPLHRAAASRNERAVGLLLRRGAEANTRDKFWQTPLHVAAANRATRCAEALLTQLSNLNMADRTGRTALHHAAQSGFQEMVKLLLNKGANLSAIDKKERQPIHCAAYLGHLEVVKMLVSRGADKSCKDKLGYTPLHAAAASGHIEIVKYLLRMGAEIDEPNGFGNTALHVACYMGQEAVATELVNHGANVNQPNKCGFTPLHLAAVSTNGALCLELLVNNGADVNQQSKEGKSPLHMAAIHGRFTRSQILIQNGGEIDCVDKYGNTPLHVAAKYGHELLISTLMTNGADTARRGINGMFPLHLAVLYGFSDCCRKLLSSGQLYSIVSSMSKEHVLSAGFDINTPDNFGRTCLHAAASGGNVECLNLLLSSGTDLNKRDIMGRTPLHYAAANGRYQCTVALVNAGAEVNEQDQTGCTPLHYSAASQAFSRTDRQFSGNHQNTEDETKESYFCLEHLLDNGADPSMVNSKGYSAVHYAAYHGNKQNLELLLEMSFNALGDIESSIPVSPLHLAADRGHWQALRVLTETAAYVDMQDAAGRSVLYLAAQKGYARCVEVLLAQGASCLLNDNHLMWTPIHVAAANGHSDCLRMMIDYGEEGDLINVTDKFGQTPLMLSVLGGHTDCVHFLLEKSALPDAKDKRGHTALHRGAVLGHDDCVAALLEHKASPLCRDAQGRTPLHYAASRGHTEILASLVQVTMATDPQDKLLDNKQYTPIHWAAYKGHEDCLEVLLEFKTFIHEEGDPFTPLHCALMNGHSGAAERLLESARVHMINTRDAKGRTPLHAAAFAEDVAGLQLVLRHGAEINAVDTSGRSALMVAADRGLSGTVAILLHRAKADLTLLDENRNTALHLACSKAHEMCALLILGEIHNPTLINATNSALQMPLHLAARNGLATVVQALLSRGATVLAVDEEGHTPALACAPNKDVADCLALILSTMKPFPQRDPSSCSSSSPTVSSSAGLNLLKHCGITAACSPLPSNGLHNGYVKDRHGAPVGLDGCLSE